A window of Candidatus Saccharibacteria bacterium contains these coding sequences:
- a CDS encoding ABC-F family ATP-binding cassette domain-containing protein — MLLSIDIEKKTIGNKELFAGLGFTVEANEKTAIIGRNGVGKTTLFRLLTGEDGDFEGDISFKRGIRIAITKQEHHDVGEQSAVEYILQNLPDYSRLKHIIDTYPEHMGEDMRKIEAYTNALEHFSSLGYYTIETDVLLSLDAYQIDEAKARMPMRLLSGGQKRFVELVRIEHADADIALIDEPTNHMDYIAKEAFIEWLKAVRHAVVVISHDRDVLRHVDKIIEMKDGGALSFRGNYDAYLKQNAVSTTTKMHDYEVTSRQITNTKAKIIQFRRLKERARDPDTIKQFKRREQQAMAELEELEKIEKPSFWIDRESAAGLKKGASENYEKYKAKNIRITKPEAGEDARELLKVEDLTLSYGDAPLFMPLSFRLGHGDRLQLVGRNGAGKSTLVRAIVAAAGGRRADTWRGGSIFNDSKLRLSVYDQEINPALLDMRLHDAIEHIHTELGIAITDEKIKALLSNYLFNPHSDGELPVNQLSGGQKARLQLMRMLANDPNLLILDEPTNHLDLPSIEELENALGDYHGALLYVSHDSYFAGRIGGESVTLQSH, encoded by the coding sequence ATGCTACTCTCCATCGACATCGAAAAAAAGACCATCGGCAACAAGGAACTGTTCGCCGGGCTTGGTTTTACGGTGGAGGCCAATGAGAAGACGGCCATCATCGGCCGTAACGGCGTCGGCAAGACGACCCTGTTCCGGTTGCTGACCGGTGAGGACGGTGATTTTGAGGGTGATATCAGTTTTAAGCGCGGCATCCGCATCGCCATTACCAAGCAGGAACACCATGACGTGGGCGAGCAGTCGGCCGTAGAATATATTCTGCAGAACCTGCCGGATTACAGCCGCCTGAAGCACATCATCGATACCTATCCTGAACATATGGGCGAGGATATGCGCAAGATCGAGGCTTACACCAACGCCCTGGAGCACTTTTCCAGCCTGGGCTACTACACCATCGAGACGGACGTGCTGCTCAGCCTGGACGCCTACCAGATTGATGAGGCCAAGGCCCGCATGCCGATGCGTCTGCTCTCCGGCGGCCAGAAGCGGTTTGTGGAGCTGGTGCGGATCGAGCATGCCGATGCCGACATCGCACTGATTGATGAGCCGACCAACCATATGGATTACATTGCCAAAGAAGCTTTTATTGAGTGGCTGAAGGCCGTCCGCCATGCCGTGGTGGTCATCAGCCATGACCGGGACGTGTTGCGCCACGTGGATAAGATAATTGAGATGAAGGATGGCGGCGCCCTTTCCTTCCGCGGCAATTACGACGCGTACCTCAAACAGAATGCCGTCTCGACCACCACCAAGATGCATGATTACGAGGTGACCAGCCGGCAGATCACCAACACGAAAGCCAAGATCATCCAGTTCCGGCGGTTGAAGGAGCGTGCCCGCGACCCCGACACCATCAAGCAGTTCAAGCGGCGCGAGCAGCAGGCCATGGCCGAGCTGGAGGAGCTGGAGAAGATTGAGAAGCCGAGCTTCTGGATTGACCGGGAATCTGCTGCCGGGCTCAAGAAGGGCGCCAGCGAAAATTACGAAAAGTACAAGGCTAAGAATATACGGATTACTAAGCCGGAGGCCGGCGAGGATGCGCGGGAGCTGCTGAAAGTTGAAGATTTAACATTGAGTTACGGCGATGCACCGCTCTTCATGCCGCTTTCCTTCCGTCTGGGGCATGGCGACCGGCTGCAACTGGTGGGGCGCAACGGTGCCGGCAAATCGACCTTAGTGCGGGCCATCGTAGCGGCGGCCGGCGGACGGCGGGCTGACACGTGGCGCGGCGGCAGTATTTTTAATGATTCCAAGCTGCGCCTGAGCGTCTACGACCAGGAGATCAACCCTGCCCTGCTGGATATGCGGCTGCATGATGCCATCGAGCATATCCATACGGAGCTGGGCATTGCGATTACTGACGAGAAGATCAAGGCGTTGTTGAGCAACTATTTGTTCAACCCACATAGCGACGGCGAACTGCCGGTCAACCAGCTATCCGGTGGGCAGAAGGCGCGGTTGCAGCTGATGCGGATGCTGGCCAATGACCCGAACCTGCTGATTTTGGATGAGCCGACGAACCACTTGGACTTGCCTTCGATTGAGGAGCTGGAGAATGCGCTGGGCGATTATCATGGGGCGTTGTTGTATGTGAGTCATGATAGTTATTTTGCGGGGAGGATTGGTGGGGAGTCAGTGACGCTGCAATCACATTAG
- a CDS encoding prepilin-type N-terminal cleavage/methylation domain-containing protein, with the protein MRVRSLKSGFTIVELLIVIVVLGILAVIAIGAFSNSQKQAQDTAVRSDVQGAAKAMETVYADTGSFPTQLPSTVNTSPNVGLSLSTTGSSDSFCINGHDITNANVRWFYQKGQGAKAGSCTGSTIPLSEKGIPANLVTDSNFTNLSASGWWLNIQGGTAGVTLATRPGQAGDPDPSRPVLTVTNTTSKTVSWAILSTPQLLHSSILNGDQIERSYYVRKIGGFTGGTSIFGIMDSNGTNTTISNGSHLNTNTTWTKVSGTATAQRNATSGNNVYLSMNTGSFTATGWTLEFQDIQVNKQ; encoded by the coding sequence ATGCGCGTACGTTCTCTCAAGTCGGGCTTCACTATAGTTGAACTTCTAATTGTCATCGTGGTGCTTGGTATCTTAGCGGTCATCGCCATCGGCGCCTTCAGCAACTCCCAAAAACAAGCCCAGGACACCGCAGTGAGATCCGACGTGCAGGGTGCCGCCAAGGCGATGGAGACGGTCTACGCCGACACCGGTTCATTCCCGACGCAACTCCCAAGTACCGTTAATACTTCACCGAATGTCGGCCTGTCGCTCAGCACTACCGGTAGTAGCGACAGTTTCTGTATCAACGGCCACGACATTACCAATGCGAATGTGCGCTGGTTCTATCAGAAAGGGCAGGGCGCTAAAGCGGGTAGTTGCACCGGCAGCACCATCCCACTGAGCGAGAAAGGCATTCCTGCCAACCTGGTGACAGACTCCAACTTCACTAATCTGAGTGCGTCCGGCTGGTGGCTGAACATCCAAGGTGGCACAGCGGGCGTCACGTTGGCGACCCGGCCGGGCCAGGCGGGCGATCCCGACCCCTCGCGTCCAGTGCTGACCGTCACCAATACCACGTCCAAGACGGTAAGCTGGGCGATATTGAGCACCCCGCAATTGCTCCACTCATCAATCCTGAATGGCGACCAGATAGAGCGTTCCTACTACGTCCGCAAGATTGGCGGCTTTACTGGCGGCACTAGTATCTTCGGTATCATGGACAGCAACGGCACCAATACGACGATCTCAAATGGCTCCCATCTGAATACCAACACTACCTGGACAAAGGTCTCCGGCACTGCCACGGCCCAGCGCAATGCTACTAGCGGCAACAACGTCTATCTGTCGATGAATACCGGATCATTCACCGCCACGGGCTGGACATTGGAATTCCAGGATATACAGGTGAATAAGCAATAG